One segment of Acidovorax sp. DW039 DNA contains the following:
- the ubiG gene encoding bifunctional 2-polyprenyl-6-hydroxyphenol methylase/3-demethylubiquinol 3-O-methyltransferase UbiG — protein sequence MIDSVNADPAELAKFSELAHRWWDPESEFRPLHQINPLRLDWIQSMAELSGANVLDVGCGGGILADSMARKGADVLGIDLAGKSLRVAQLHALESGTPNVRYREVSVEALADEQPSSFDVVTCMEMLEHVPDPSSVVSACSRLVRPGGWVFFSTLHRNAKAFLHAIVGAEYLLNMLPRGTHEYAKMIRPSELAWSCRQAGLDVMHSRGLEYNPINGRYRLSADTSVNYMLATRKFG from the coding sequence ATGATCGATTCTGTCAATGCAGACCCTGCCGAACTGGCTAAGTTTTCTGAACTGGCCCATCGTTGGTGGGACCCTGAAAGCGAATTCCGTCCTCTGCATCAAATCAATCCGCTACGACTGGATTGGATTCAATCCATGGCCGAGTTGTCCGGGGCGAATGTGCTGGATGTGGGTTGCGGTGGTGGGATCCTGGCTGATTCCATGGCACGTAAGGGGGCGGACGTTTTGGGAATTGACCTGGCGGGCAAATCCTTGCGAGTGGCTCAGTTGCATGCTCTCGAAAGCGGAACGCCAAATGTTCGTTACCGAGAGGTCAGTGTAGAGGCCCTGGCAGATGAGCAGCCCAGTTCCTTCGATGTGGTTACCTGTATGGAAATGCTGGAACATGTACCTGATCCGAGTTCCGTGGTCAGTGCGTGCAGTCGCTTGGTACGCCCAGGGGGATGGGTCTTTTTTTCAACATTGCACCGCAACGCGAAAGCTTTCCTGCATGCGATCGTTGGGGCTGAATATCTGCTGAACATGCTTCCCAGAGGCACCCATGAGTACGCCAAGATGATTCGTCCCAGCGAATTGGCTTGGAGCTGCCGTCAAGCGGGGCTGGACGTTATGCACTCCAGGGGGCTGGAATACAACCCCATCAATGGTCGATACCGGCTGAGTGCAGACACCAGCGTGAACTACATGCTGGCGACTCGAAAGTTTGGGTGA
- the ompA gene encoding outer membrane protein OmpA has translation MKKLNKVAMLFASAALATAAGAQTVDNWKNGSGELVWKNGTNELCWRDANWTPATAAPGCDGAIAAPAAAPAAAPAAAPAAPAAAAPAAAAPAVAAQKVTYAADAFFDFDKSVLKAEGKAKLDDLVSKVKDINLEVIIAVGHTDSVGSDAYNQKLSVRRAEAVKAYLVSKGIEKNRVYTEGKGEKQPVADNKTAEGRAKNRRVEIEVVGTRATK, from the coding sequence ATGAAGAAACTGAACAAAGTGGCGATGTTGTTTGCCTCTGCAGCGCTCGCAACCGCCGCTGGCGCTCAAACTGTTGACAACTGGAAGAACGGCTCTGGCGAGCTGGTCTGGAAGAACGGCACGAACGAACTGTGCTGGCGCGATGCCAACTGGACTCCTGCCACTGCAGCTCCTGGCTGCGATGGCGCTATTGCCGCTCCCGCAGCAGCCCCTGCAGCTGCCCCAGCAGCAGCTCCTGCAGCTCCTGCAGCCGCTGCTCCTGCCGCAGCAGCTCCAGCTGTTGCCGCTCAAAAGGTTACCTACGCTGCTGACGCTTTCTTCGACTTCGACAAGTCTGTCCTGAAGGCTGAAGGCAAGGCCAAGCTGGATGATCTGGTCTCCAAGGTCAAGGACATCAACCTGGAAGTGATCATCGCCGTGGGTCACACTGACTCCGTGGGCTCCGATGCTTACAACCAAAAGCTGTCTGTGCGCCGCGCAGAAGCCGTGAAGGCTTACTTGGTGTCCAAGGGCATCGAAAAGAACCGCGTGTACACCGAAGGCAAGGGTGAAAAGCAACCCGTGGCCGACAACAAGACTGCCGAAGGCCGTGCGAAGAACCGTCGCGTGGAAATCGAAGTGGTCGGTACCCGCGCCACCAAGTAA
- the gyrA gene encoding DNA gyrase subunit A, which yields MNQFAKETLPISLEEEMRRSYLDYAMSVIVGRALPDARDGLKPVHRRVLYAMHELNNDWNRPYKKSARIVGDVIGKYHPHGDSAVYDTIVRMAQDFSLRHMLVDGQGNFGSVDGDNAAAMRYTEIRLAKIAQEMLGDIDKETVDFGPNYDGSEKEPLVLPSKLPNLLVNGSAGIAVGMATNIPPHNLNEVVDACLHMLRNPETSIDELMEIIPAPDFPTAGIIYGINGVKDGYRTGRGKVVMRAKCHFEDIDKGQRQAIIVDELPYQVNKKTLQERMAELVHEKKIEGISHIQDESDKSGMRLVIELKRGEVPEVVLNNLYKQTQLQDTFGMNMVALVDGQPRLCNLKDLISVFLQHRREVVTRRTVFELRKARDRGHVLEGLAVALANIDDFIAIIRNAPTPPVAKAELMTRAWDSKLVREMLTRTRADGGVVNADDYRPEGLEREFGMGQDGLYRLSETQAQEILQMRLQRLTGLEQDKIVAEYKEVMAVIEDLLDILSKPERVSTIIGDELTALKQEFGQHKLGARRSVIEYSAQDLSTEDLITPTDMVVTLSHTGYIKSQPLSEYRAQKRGGRGKQATATKEDDWIDQLFIANTHDYILCFSNRGRLYWLKVWEVPAGSRGSRGRPIVNMFPLQEGEKINVVLPLTGEARTFPADRYVFMATSMGTVKKTALDEFSNPRKGGIIAVNLDDGDYLIGAALTDGKHDVMLFSDGGKAVRFDENDVRPLGRQARGVRGMTLEEGQSVIAMLVAEDETQSVLTATENGYGKRTSIVEYTRHGRGTKGMIAIQQSERNGKVVAATLVHADDEIMLITDKGVLVRTRVSEIRELGRATQGVTLISLDEGSKLSGLQRIVENDANVADASGDAESGTDNGEAAEGTSD from the coding sequence ATGAATCAGTTTGCCAAAGAAACCCTGCCGATCAGTCTTGAAGAAGAAATGCGGCGCAGTTACCTCGATTACGCGATGAGCGTGATCGTGGGCCGGGCTCTGCCCGATGCACGTGACGGACTGAAGCCTGTTCATCGCCGCGTGCTATATGCGATGCACGAACTCAACAACGACTGGAACCGACCTTACAAAAAGTCGGCGCGTATCGTTGGTGATGTGATCGGTAAGTACCATCCGCACGGAGACTCTGCCGTGTACGACACCATCGTGCGTATGGCGCAGGATTTTTCGTTGCGCCACATGCTGGTGGATGGGCAAGGCAACTTTGGCTCGGTGGACGGCGATAACGCTGCGGCCATGCGATACACAGAAATCCGCTTGGCCAAGATTGCGCAAGAAATGCTGGGCGACATCGACAAGGAAACGGTCGATTTCGGGCCCAACTACGACGGTAGCGAGAAAGAGCCACTCGTATTGCCCAGCAAGCTGCCCAACCTGCTGGTCAACGGATCTGCAGGTATCGCCGTGGGCATGGCAACCAACATTCCGCCACACAACCTGAATGAGGTGGTGGACGCATGCCTGCACATGCTGCGCAACCCTGAGACCTCCATCGATGAACTGATGGAAATCATCCCTGCGCCAGACTTCCCGACAGCGGGCATCATCTACGGTATCAATGGCGTAAAAGATGGCTACCGCACGGGACGCGGCAAGGTGGTCATGCGTGCCAAATGCCACTTTGAAGACATCGACAAAGGGCAGCGCCAAGCCATCATCGTCGATGAGCTGCCCTACCAGGTCAACAAAAAGACGCTGCAAGAGCGCATGGCTGAACTGGTTCACGAAAAGAAAATCGAGGGAATCAGCCACATCCAGGACGAGTCCGACAAATCGGGCATGCGCTTGGTGATTGAGCTCAAGCGCGGCGAAGTGCCTGAAGTGGTGCTGAACAACCTGTACAAGCAGACGCAGCTGCAGGACACCTTTGGCATGAACATGGTGGCACTGGTGGACGGACAACCCCGCCTGTGCAATCTGAAGGATCTGATCAGCGTTTTCCTGCAGCATCGCCGCGAAGTGGTAACACGCCGTACCGTGTTCGAACTGCGCAAGGCCCGGGATCGTGGTCACGTGCTGGAAGGCCTGGCAGTGGCCTTGGCCAACATTGATGACTTCATTGCCATCATCCGCAACGCCCCCACCCCACCAGTAGCCAAGGCAGAGCTGATGACACGGGCCTGGGACAGCAAGCTCGTGCGTGAAATGCTTACCCGCACACGTGCAGACGGAGGCGTGGTCAACGCCGATGATTACCGCCCAGAAGGCCTCGAGCGCGAGTTCGGCATGGGTCAGGATGGCCTGTATCGCCTTTCGGAAACACAGGCTCAGGAAATCCTGCAAATGCGTCTGCAACGCCTGACAGGGCTGGAGCAGGACAAGATCGTGGCTGAGTACAAGGAAGTCATGGCGGTCATCGAAGACCTGCTGGACATTCTGAGCAAGCCAGAACGTGTGTCGACCATCATTGGTGACGAGCTGACGGCACTCAAGCAGGAGTTTGGTCAACACAAGCTGGGCGCTCGTCGTTCGGTGATCGAATACAGCGCACAAGACCTCTCCACCGAAGATCTGATCACTCCGACCGACATGGTCGTCACGCTGAGCCACACGGGCTATATCAAGAGCCAGCCGCTGTCCGAATATCGTGCTCAAAAACGGGGTGGCCGAGGCAAACAGGCCACCGCGACAAAGGAAGACGACTGGATTGACCAGCTTTTCATTGCGAATACACACGACTACATCCTGTGCTTCTCCAACCGGGGGCGTCTGTACTGGCTCAAGGTGTGGGAAGTTCCTGCAGGTTCGCGCGGCTCGCGGGGTCGCCCCATCGTCAACATGTTCCCGCTGCAGGAAGGCGAAAAGATCAACGTGGTGCTGCCCCTGACGGGTGAAGCACGCACCTTCCCCGCTGATCGCTATGTGTTCATGGCGACCAGCATGGGCACCGTGAAAAAGACTGCGCTGGACGAGTTCAGCAATCCCCGCAAGGGCGGCATCATTGCCGTCAACCTGGACGACGGCGACTACCTCATTGGTGCGGCGCTGACGGACGGCAAGCACGATGTGATGCTGTTCAGCGACGGCGGCAAGGCCGTGCGCTTTGATGAAAACGACGTGCGCCCCCTGGGCCGCCAAGCCCGTGGTGTGCGCGGCATGACGCTGGAAGAAGGCCAGAGCGTGATTGCCATGCTGGTGGCCGAAGACGAAACACAAAGCGTATTGACCGCCACAGAAAACGGCTACGGCAAACGCACCAGCATCGTCGAATACACCCGCCATGGCCGGGGTACCAAAGGCATGATCGCCATCCAGCAAAGCGAACGCAATGGCAAGGTGGTCGCCGCCACACTGGTGCACGCTGATGACGAAATCATGCTGATCACCGACAAGGGTGTGCTGGTCCGCACACGGGTTTCGGAAATTCGGGAGCTGGGTCGCGCAACCCAGGGGGTGACGCTGATTTCTCTGGATGAAGGTTCCAAGTTGAGCGGTCTGCAGCGCATTGTGGAAAACGATGCCAATGTTGCCGATGCATCCGGCGACGCAGAGAGCGGCACCGATAACGGTGAGGCTGCTGAAGGCACGAGCGATTGA